A single region of the Bacteroides luhongzhouii genome encodes:
- a CDS encoding ABC-F family ATP-binding cassette domain-containing protein: MSISIQQISYIHPDKEVLFSDLNFAISKGQKLGLVGNNGCGKSTLLQIIAGQLSPSSGVIVRPDDLYYIPQHFGQYDSLTIAQALQIERKQQALHAILAGDVSNEHFTMLNDDWNIEERSIAALDLWGLGQFTLSYPMNLLSGGEKTRVFLAGMDIHHPSVILMDEPTNHLDSSGRQRLYDWVEKYRSTLLVVSHDRTLLNLLPEICELEKHQINYYGGNYEFYKEQKTLMQEALQQRIEEKEKALRIARKVARETAERRDKQNVRGEKSNIKKGVPRIVLNALQGKSEKSTSKLTGVHQEKAEKLTNERNQLRGSLSPTAALKTDFNSSSLHTGKILVTAKEINFSYHSNSINNDIQENSISKQQLWQAPVSFQLKSGDRLRIEGANGSGKTTLLKLITGQLQPQEGTLTRTDFSYVYLNQEYSIIDDRNSILEQAYAFNSRNLPEHEIKIILNRYLFPASEWDKSCRKLSGGEKMRLAFCCLMISNNTPDMFILDEPTNNLDIQSIEIITATIKNYAGTVIAISHDNYFIQEIGVEQCILLS, from the coding sequence ATGTCTATCAGTATCCAACAAATCAGCTATATCCATCCGGATAAAGAAGTATTATTCAGTGACCTCAATTTTGCCATCAGTAAAGGGCAGAAACTAGGATTAGTCGGTAACAATGGCTGTGGCAAATCTACTTTGCTACAAATTATTGCCGGACAGTTATCACCCTCTTCCGGTGTCATTGTCCGCCCGGACGACCTATATTATATCCCGCAACATTTCGGGCAATATGATTCACTGACCATCGCACAGGCTCTTCAGATAGAGCGTAAACAGCAAGCTCTGCACGCTATCCTGGCAGGAGATGTCTCAAACGAACATTTCACTATGCTAAATGATGACTGGAATATCGAAGAACGTTCCATTGCCGCTCTCGATTTATGGGGATTAGGACAGTTTACGCTATCCTACCCGATGAATCTGCTTAGTGGCGGCGAAAAGACCCGCGTATTCCTGGCAGGTATGGACATTCATCATCCATCTGTCATACTTATGGATGAACCGACCAATCATCTCGATTCTTCCGGCAGACAACGTTTATATGACTGGGTAGAAAAATATCGTTCCACCCTGTTAGTGGTAAGTCATGACCGTACTCTGCTCAATCTTCTCCCCGAAATTTGCGAATTGGAGAAGCATCAAATCAATTATTATGGCGGAAATTACGAATTCTACAAAGAACAAAAAACGCTGATGCAGGAAGCATTGCAACAACGTATTGAAGAAAAAGAAAAGGCACTACGTATTGCCCGTAAAGTGGCTCGCGAAACGGCCGAACGCAGGGACAAACAGAATGTACGCGGCGAAAAGAGTAATATAAAAAAAGGAGTTCCACGCATTGTATTGAACGCACTCCAAGGGAAATCCGAGAAGAGCACTAGTAAACTGACTGGCGTTCATCAGGAGAAAGCCGAGAAGTTAACAAATGAACGCAACCAGCTTCGAGGTTCGCTCTCTCCGACTGCGGCATTAAAAACCGATTTCAACAGTTCCTCGCTTCATACCGGGAAGATATTAGTGACAGCAAAAGAGATTAACTTCAGTTATCATTCCAATTCGATTAACAATGATATTCAGGAAAATAGTATCTCAAAACAACAGCTTTGGCAAGCTCCTGTCAGCTTTCAGCTAAAGAGCGGAGACCGCCTCCGTATAGAAGGAGCCAACGGTAGCGGGAAAACAACTCTATTGAAATTAATCACCGGCCAACTTCAACCACAGGAAGGAACCCTGACACGGACGGACTTTAGCTATGTCTATTTGAATCAAGAGTATTCGATCATTGACGACCGGAACAGTATTCTTGAACAGGCTTACGCTTTCAACAGCCGGAATCTGCCGGAGCATGAAATAAAGATTATTCTAAACCGTTACTTGTTTCCTGCATCCGAATGGGACAAATCCTGCCGGAAACTTAGTGGTGGTGAGAAAATGCGTCTCGCTTTCTGCTGTCTGATGATTAGTAACAATACCCCTGATATGTTTATCCTGGATGAACCTACCAACAATTTGGACATACAAAGTATTGAAATTATCACCGCTACTATCAAAAATTATGCAGGTACTGTGATAGCAATCTCACACGACAATTATTTTATTCAGGAAATTGGTGTCGAACAATGCATTTTATTGAGTTAG
- the nudC gene encoding NAD(+) diphosphatase yields MNQTAQSWWFIFYKDQLLLEKKEDGIYTVPCGESSPIVIKEKTTVHNITTLEGRNCKAFSLSSPIEESEQWIMIGLRASYEYLPLSHYQTAGKAHEILHWDKNSRFCSACGTPMEQKESIMKRCPKCGREAYPSISTAILVLVRKKDSLLLVHARNFKGTFNSLVAGFLETGETLEECVAREVKEETGLDVKNITYFGNQPWPYPSGLMVGFIADYAGGEINLQDEELSSGDFYTRDHLPELPRKLSLARKMIDWWIEHPNE; encoded by the coding sequence ATGAATCAGACAGCACAATCATGGTGGTTTATCTTTTACAAAGACCAACTGCTTCTTGAGAAAAAAGAGGATGGCATATATACCGTCCCGTGTGGAGAAAGCTCTCCTATTGTTATTAAAGAAAAAACAACAGTACACAATATCACCACACTGGAAGGGAGAAACTGCAAGGCTTTCTCCCTCTCCTCTCCCATTGAAGAATCGGAGCAATGGATCATGATAGGGCTTCGTGCCTCCTATGAATATCTTCCTTTATCTCATTATCAGACAGCAGGAAAAGCACATGAGATTCTGCATTGGGATAAAAACAGCCGCTTCTGTTCTGCCTGCGGCACGCCTATGGAACAGAAAGAATCTATCATGAAGCGTTGTCCGAAATGTGGCCGGGAAGCATATCCTTCCATTTCCACAGCGATTCTTGTATTAGTGAGAAAAAAAGATTCACTACTTTTAGTGCACGCCCGCAATTTTAAAGGAACATTCAACAGTCTCGTTGCCGGATTCCTGGAAACCGGAGAAACATTAGAAGAATGTGTAGCACGTGAAGTGAAAGAAGAAACCGGACTGGATGTGAAGAATATCACTTATTTCGGTAATCAGCCCTGGCCTTATCCCAGCGGACTAATGGTCGGCTTTATTGCTGATTATGCCGGAGGAGAAATCAACCTCCAAGATGAAGAATTGAGTTCGGGAGACTTTTATACAAGAGACCATCTACCCGAACTTCCCAGAAAACTTAGTCTTGCCCGAAAAATGATTGATTGGTGGATAGAACACCCAAATGAATAA
- a CDS encoding DUF418 domain-containing protein produces the protein MELSTKTPRIEVVDALRGFAVMAILLVHNLEHFIFPVYPESSPEWLTILDAGVFNATFSLLAGKSYAIFALLFGFTFFIQSHNQQLKGKDFGYRFLWRMILLVGFATLNAAFFPAGDVLLLFAVISLVLFIVRKWSDKAILITAILFSLQPIEWFHYIMSLFNPAYTLPDLNVGAMYAEVAEYTKAGNFWDFLIGNVTLGQKASLFWAIGAGRFLQTAGLFLFGLYIGRKELFVTTESHLKFWMKALIIAAISFAPLYSLKEQIMQSDSSLIQQTVGTAFDMWQKFAFTIVLVASFVLLYQKDKFKKTVSNLRFYGKMSLTNYISQSILGAIIYFPFGFYLAPYCGYTLSLIIGIILFLAQVRFCKWWLSKHKQGPLETIWHKWTWIGTKK, from the coding sequence ATGGAATTATCAACAAAAACACCACGAATTGAAGTAGTAGATGCTCTTAGAGGATTTGCTGTAATGGCCATCCTTCTGGTTCATAACCTGGAGCATTTCATTTTCCCCGTATATCCGGAAAGTTCGCCTGAATGGCTCACCATTTTGGATGCCGGAGTATTTAATGCGACATTTTCACTGCTTGCCGGAAAATCTTATGCCATATTTGCTCTGCTTTTCGGATTCACTTTCTTTATCCAGTCGCACAACCAGCAGTTGAAAGGAAAAGACTTTGGTTACCGCTTTTTATGGAGAATGATATTGCTTGTAGGATTCGCCACATTGAATGCCGCTTTCTTCCCGGCAGGAGATGTCCTGCTTCTGTTTGCTGTAATCAGTCTCGTGCTGTTTATCGTACGTAAATGGAGTGACAAAGCTATTCTAATCACTGCCATCTTGTTTTCACTGCAACCGATTGAATGGTTTCATTATATAATGAGCCTTTTCAATCCTGCCTATACCCTACCCGATTTGAATGTCGGAGCCATGTATGCTGAAGTAGCAGAATACACCAAAGCCGGAAACTTCTGGGATTTTCTGATAGGTAATGTTACTTTAGGACAGAAAGCAAGCCTGTTTTGGGCCATCGGTGCCGGACGTTTCTTACAGACTGCCGGACTTTTCCTGTTTGGCTTATATATCGGACGCAAAGAATTGTTCGTAACTACCGAATCTCATTTGAAGTTCTGGATGAAAGCACTTATTATTGCAGCTATCAGTTTCGCGCCACTGTATTCTCTGAAAGAACAGATCATGCAAAGTGACAGCAGTTTAATTCAGCAAACGGTAGGTACTGCCTTTGATATGTGGCAGAAATTTGCATTTACGATTGTACTCGTTGCTTCCTTCGTGTTGCTTTATCAGAAGGATAAGTTCAAGAAAACTGTATCTAATCTGCGATTCTACGGAAAAATGAGCTTGACCAATTATATTTCTCAATCTATTTTGGGAGCCATTATCTATTTCCCATTCGGATTCTATCTTGCTCCTTACTGTGGATATACTCTTAGCCTGATTATCGGTATTATTCTTTTCCTGGCGCAAGTTCGGTTCTGCAAATGGTGGCTGTCTAAACATAAACAAGGACCATTGGAAACAATATGGCATAAATGGACTTGGATAGGCACGAAGAAATAA
- a CDS encoding phospho-sugar mutase — protein MENQELIKQVTEKAEKWLTPAYDAETQAEVKRMLENDDKTELIEAFYKDLEFGTGGLRGIMGVGSNRMNIYTVGAATQGLSNYLKKNFKDLPQISVVVGHDCRNNSRLFAETSANIFSANGIKVYLFDDMRPTPEMSFAIRHLGCQSGIILTASHNPKEYNGYKAYWDDGAQVLAPHDKGIIDEVNAIASAADIKFQGNPDLIQIIGEDIDKVYLDMVKTVSIDPAAIARHKDMKIVYTPIHGTGMMLIPRALKMWGFENVFTVPEQMIKDGNFPTVVSPNPENAEALSMAVNLAKEIDADLVMASDPDADRVGIACKDDKGEWVLINGNQTCMMYLYYILTQYKQLGKIKGGEFCVKTIVTTELIKKIADKNNIEMLDCYTGFKWIAREIRLREGKQKYIGGGEESYGFLAEDFVRDKDAVSACCLIAEVAAWAKDNGKSLYQLLLDIYVEYGFSKEFTVNVVKPGKSGAEEIKAMMENFRANPPKELGGSKVILSKDYKTLKQTDDKGNVTAIDMPEPSNVLQYFTEDGSKVSVRPSGTEPKIKFYMEVQGEMGCRNCYASAESAAMEKIEAVKKSLGI, from the coding sequence ATGGAAAATCAGGAACTTATTAAACAGGTCACTGAAAAAGCCGAAAAATGGCTAACCCCGGCTTATGATGCTGAAACCCAGGCTGAAGTGAAGCGTATGTTGGAAAACGATGATAAAACCGAACTAATTGAAGCTTTCTACAAAGACCTTGAGTTTGGTACTGGTGGTCTACGTGGTATTATGGGTGTAGGTAGCAATCGTATGAATATCTATACGGTAGGTGCAGCTACTCAAGGGCTTTCCAACTATCTGAAGAAGAACTTCAAAGACCTGCCGCAGATTTCTGTAGTAGTAGGTCATGACTGCCGTAACAACAGCCGTTTGTTTGCGGAGACTTCTGCTAATATTTTCTCCGCCAATGGTATTAAAGTATATCTGTTTGACGACATGCGTCCGACACCGGAAATGTCTTTCGCCATCCGTCACCTCGGTTGCCAGAGCGGTATCATTCTGACTGCTTCTCATAATCCGAAGGAATACAACGGTTATAAGGCATACTGGGACGATGGTGCACAAGTATTGGCTCCACACGATAAAGGCATTATCGATGAAGTAAATGCAATTGCTTCTGCTGCCGATATCAAATTCCAGGGAAATCCGGATTTGATTCAGATTATCGGTGAAGACATTGATAAGGTTTATCTGGACATGGTGAAAACCGTTTCTATCGATCCGGCAGCTATCGCCCGTCACAAAGATATGAAGATTGTCTATACTCCGATTCATGGTACAGGTATGATGTTGATTCCTCGTGCATTGAAAATGTGGGGATTCGAAAATGTATTTACTGTGCCCGAACAGATGATTAAGGACGGTAACTTCCCGACTGTCGTATCTCCGAATCCGGAAAATGCGGAAGCTCTTTCAATGGCTGTAAACCTTGCCAAAGAAATTGATGCTGATCTCGTAATGGCTTCCGATCCGGATGCTGACCGTGTGGGTATTGCTTGTAAGGATGATAAAGGCGAATGGGTACTGATTAACGGTAACCAGACTTGTATGATGTATCTTTATTATATTCTGACGCAGTACAAACAACTGGGTAAGATTAAAGGTGGCGAGTTCTGTGTGAAGACAATCGTTACAACTGAACTAATCAAGAAAATCGCAGATAAGAACAACATCGAAATGCTTGATTGCTACACTGGATTTAAATGGATTGCCCGTGAAATCCGTTTGCGTGAAGGCAAACAGAAATATATCGGTGGCGGTGAAGAAAGCTACGGATTCCTTGCCGAAGATTTCGTTCGCGATAAAGATGCCGTATCGGCTTGCTGTTTGATTGCTGAAGTTGCTGCATGGGCAAAAGATAATGGTAAATCCTTGTATCAGTTGTTGCTGGATATCTACGTAGAATACGGATTCTCTAAAGAGTTTACTGTAAACGTCGTGAAACCGGGTAAGAGCGGTGCTGAAGAAATCAAAGCTATGATGGAGAACTTCCGTGCCAATCCTCCGAAAGAATTGGGTGGCTCTAAAGTGATCTTGAGCAAAGATTATAAGACACTGAAACAGACAGATGATAAAGGTAACGTAACTGCAATTGATATGCCGGAACCATCTAACGTGCTTCAATATTTCACTGAAGACGGTAGCAAAGTTTCTGTTCGTCCTTCAGGTACAGAACCGAAGATTAAGTTCTATATGGAAGTTCAGGGTGAAATGGGTTGCCGCAATTGTTATGCTTCTGCCGAATCTGCCGCAATGGAAAAGATTGAAGCAGTGAAGAAATCATTGGGTATCTGA
- a CDS encoding C69 family dipeptidase: MKRRIILCAAVLMAAVANTFACTNLIVGKNASADGSTIVSYSADSYGLFGELYHYPAATYPKGTMLKVYEWDTGKYLGEIEQARQTYNVVGNMNEYQVTIGETTFGGRPELADSTGIIDYGSLIYIGLQRSRTAREAIKIMTDLVQQYGYYSEGESFTIADPNEIWIMEMIGKGPGIRGAVWVAVRVPDDCISAHANQSRIHQFDMNDKENCMYSPDVVSFAREKGYFNGVNKDFSFSLAYAPLDFGARRFCEARVWSYFNKFTDNGKDYLPYIEGKTNTPMPLFVKPKHKLSVQDVKDMMRDHYEGTPLDISNDFGAGPYKTPYRLSPLNFKVDGQEYFNERPISTQQSGFVFVAQMRAHKPDPIGGVLWFGVDDANMTVFTPVYCCATKVPVCYTRVDGADYITFSWNSAFWIFNWVSNMVYPRYDLMIGDVREAQKEMETTFNNAQEGIEEMAAKLLAKDKNAAVDFLTNYTNMTAQSTFDTWKQLGTFLIVKYNDGVVKRVKDGKFERNSIGQPAGVMRPGYPKEFLQEYVKQTGDRYKVPQE, encoded by the coding sequence ATGAAGAGAAGAATTATTCTTTGTGCCGCTGTATTGATGGCGGCTGTGGCGAACACCTTCGCCTGCACCAATCTGATTGTCGGAAAGAATGCGTCTGCCGATGGTTCGACGATTGTTTCCTATTCTGCCGACTCGTATGGTTTATTCGGAGAACTTTATCATTATCCGGCTGCTACCTATCCAAAAGGTACGATGTTGAAAGTTTATGAATGGGATACCGGTAAGTATCTGGGAGAAATAGAGCAGGCACGCCAAACTTACAATGTAGTCGGTAATATGAATGAATATCAGGTTACCATTGGTGAGACAACTTTCGGCGGACGTCCGGAATTGGCCGATTCTACAGGGATTATCGATTACGGAAGTCTGATTTATATCGGTTTGCAACGTTCGCGCACTGCCCGTGAAGCTATTAAGATCATGACCGATTTGGTGCAGCAATACGGCTACTATAGCGAAGGAGAATCCTTTACTATTGCCGATCCGAACGAGATATGGATTATGGAAATGATTGGTAAAGGTCCTGGCATCCGTGGAGCGGTTTGGGTAGCTGTACGTGTGCCCGATGATTGTATCTCGGCACATGCTAACCAGTCACGTATCCACCAGTTTGATATGAACGACAAGGAAAACTGCATGTACTCTCCGGATGTCGTTTCTTTTGCCCGTGAGAAGGGATATTTTAATGGAGTAAACAAAGACTTTAGCTTTTCATTAGCCTATGCTCCTCTTGATTTTGGTGCACGTCGTTTCTGTGAGGCTCGTGTGTGGAGTTATTTTAATAAGTTCACAGATAACGGAAAAGATTATCTTCCTTATATTGAGGGAAAGACCAATACGCCGATGCCTCTTTTTGTGAAACCGAAACATAAGTTATCCGTGCAAGATGTGAAAGATATGATGCGCGACCATTACGAAGGAACGCCTCTTGACATCTCCAATGATTTCGGAGCCGGACCTTATAAGACACCTTACCGTCTTTCTCCTCTGAACTTCAAGGTAGACGGCCAGGAATATTTCAACGAACGTCCGATTTCCACTCAACAAAGTGGGTTCGTATTTGTTGCACAAATGCGCGCTCATAAGCCGGACCCGATAGGCGGAGTACTTTGGTTTGGTGTGGATGATGCGAATATGACAGTATTTACCCCGGTTTATTGTTGTGCTACTAAGGTGCCGGTGTGTTATACCCGTGTGGACGGAGCCGATTACATTACTTTCTCTTGGAATTCTGCTTTCTGGATTTTCAACTGGGTGTCTAATATGGTCTATCCGCGTTATGATTTAATGATTGGTGATGTACGGGAAGCGCAGAAAGAAATGGAAACTACTTTCAACAATGCGCAGGAAGGTATTGAAGAAATGGCTGCCAAACTGCTAGCAAAAGATAAGAATGCAGCAGTTGACTTTCTGACAAACTATACAAATATGACTGCACAGAGCACTTTCGATACTTGGAAACAATTGGGAACATTCTTGATTGTGAAGTATAATGATGGAGTGGTGAAACGCGTTAAAGACGGTAAGTTTGAGCGTAATTCTATCGGACAACCTGCCGGAGTGATGCGTCCCGGATATCCGAAAGAATTCTTGCAGGAATATGTCAAGCAGACTGGTGACAGATATAAAGTGCCACAAGAATAG
- a CDS encoding M23 family metallopeptidase, giving the protein MRRYITALMLACCIGGYGQEKKQATFVPPFDFPLTLSGNFGEIRSNHFHGGLDFKTGGVIGKPVRALADGYISRIRVTNGSGYVLDVCYHNGYSTINRHLSGFVSPIAERVEKLQYEEENWEVEIVPEPGEYPVKGGQQIAWSGNTGYSFGPHLHLDVFETESGDYIDPMPFFQSKIKDTRAPKADGIMFFPQRGKGVVDGKQENKTILPNSECPVEAWRMIGVGIKAYDYMDGVSNHYGVYSVVLTVDGNEIFRSTVDRFSQEENRMINSWTYGQYMKSFIDPGNTLRLLKASNDNRGLVTIDEERDYQFLYTLKDAFGNTSKYSFTVRGRKQPIEPLSHREKYYFTWNKTNYLQEPGLNLVVPKGMLYDDVPLNYQVKADSGAVAFTYQLNDKAIPLHAACVLCIGLRRKPIADTTKYYVACVTPKGGKYSVGGKYEDGYMKASIRELGTYTVAIDTIPPEIIPVNKNQWGRNGKIVYRLKDQGTGIASYRGTIDGKYALFGRPNIVKSYWECTLDPKHVKKGGKHTVEFTVTDYCGNETVARESFVW; this is encoded by the coding sequence ATGAGACGATATATTACTGCTCTGATGCTGGCTTGCTGCATCGGAGGGTATGGACAAGAGAAGAAGCAAGCAACCTTTGTGCCCCCTTTTGACTTTCCTCTTACATTGAGTGGAAACTTTGGAGAAATCCGCTCTAATCACTTCCACGGCGGACTGGATTTTAAGACAGGCGGAGTTATCGGTAAACCCGTCCGAGCTCTCGCTGATGGCTATATTTCGCGTATTCGCGTCACGAATGGTTCGGGATATGTACTTGATGTCTGTTATCACAATGGCTATTCAACTATCAACCGTCATTTGAGTGGTTTTGTTTCTCCCATTGCCGAAAGGGTGGAGAAACTGCAGTATGAAGAAGAAAATTGGGAAGTAGAGATCGTTCCCGAACCGGGAGAATATCCGGTGAAAGGAGGTCAGCAGATCGCATGGAGCGGAAACACCGGATATTCGTTCGGCCCGCATCTTCACCTGGATGTATTTGAAACGGAATCGGGAGATTATATTGATCCTATGCCTTTCTTTCAGTCGAAAATAAAAGATACGCGTGCTCCGAAAGCGGATGGCATTATGTTTTTCCCACAACGAGGTAAAGGAGTAGTGGATGGAAAGCAAGAGAATAAAACCATCCTTCCCAATAGTGAATGTCCGGTGGAAGCATGGAGAATGATAGGTGTGGGGATCAAAGCATACGATTACATGGATGGAGTAAGTAACCATTATGGTGTTTATTCGGTTGTGCTTACGGTAGATGGAAATGAAATATTTCGCAGCACCGTAGATCGTTTTTCGCAGGAAGAGAACCGGATGATTAATTCATGGACTTACGGACAATATATGAAATCATTCATTGATCCGGGGAACACTTTGCGTCTGCTAAAAGCATCGAATGACAACCGTGGGTTGGTGACGATTGACGAAGAACGGGATTATCAGTTTTTATATACACTAAAAGATGCTTTCGGAAACACTTCCAAATATAGTTTCACCGTACGGGGCCGGAAGCAACCGATTGAACCGTTGAGTCATCGGGAGAAATATTATTTTACCTGGAATAAGACTAATTATCTACAAGAACCGGGATTGAACCTGGTTGTTCCGAAAGGCATGTTGTATGATGATGTTCCCCTCAATTATCAGGTGAAAGCGGATAGTGGTGCCGTTGCTTTTACTTATCAGCTGAATGATAAAGCGATTCCGCTACATGCAGCTTGTGTGCTGTGTATCGGGTTACGTAGAAAACCAATTGCTGATACGACGAAATATTATGTGGCCTGCGTAACTCCGAAGGGAGGAAAGTACAGCGTAGGCGGAAAGTATGAAGACGGATACATGAAAGCATCTATCCGGGAGTTGGGAACTTACACTGTTGCCATCGATACCATCCCGCCGGAGATTATCCCTGTCAACAAGAATCAGTGGGGAAGAAACGGAAAGATTGTTTATCGGCTGAAAGATCAGGGCACGGGAATAGCTTCCTATCGCGGAACGATTGACGGAAAGTATGCGCTTTTCGGACGTCCCAATATTGTGAAATCGTACTGGGAATGTACATTGGACCCGAAACACGTAAAGAAGGGAGGCAAGCACACTGTTGAATTTACAGTGACCGATTATTGTGGAAATGAAACAGTGGCCCGTGAAAGCTTTGTTTGGTAA